The Chryseobacterium indologenes genomic sequence AAATGCATACCTTCTTCCCGGCAGATCGGTAGTGTTTGGAGTGAAGTTCAGGTCATATTCATCCATCATGGAGTAAGGTCCGTAGTCAATTGTCAGTCCTAAAATCGACATATTGTCTGTATTCATTACGCCATGTACAAAACCGACCCTGAACCATTCGATCATTAAATTGGCTGTTCGTGTGCATACATTTTCAAAAAAGTCTTTGTATTTCTGGTCGCCTGATGAAGTAATCTCCGGAAAATAATTTTCGATCGTAAAATCTGTGAGATCCTGTAATGTTTTGTATTCTCCCTGGGCAGACATCAGTTCAAAATGTCCGAAACGAAGAAAACTTTCTGCGGTTCTTATAATGACGGCTCCTTTTTCATATTGTGGATTTCCGCTGTACATAATATCACGTACAACATCTTCTCCGGTCAGTACCAAGCTTAGTGCCCGCGTGGTTGGAACTCCCAGATGAAACATGGCTTCGCTCATCAGGTATTCCCGAACAGAAGATCTCAGTACGGCTCTTCCGTCTGCGTGTCTGGAATAGGGTGTTGCACCGGCTCCTTTCCACTGGATCTCCGTTTTTTTTCCTCCTTCATTGATGATCTCTCCCGCCAAAATGGCTCTTCCGTCTCCAAGCTGTCCGGCCCAGTTGCCAAACTGATGCCCTGCATAAGCTGTTGCATACGTCTGAATGTTATCAGGAAGCTGATTTCCTGCCAGAAAGTTCAGGTCTTTTTCTTCAAATTTCCCCAGTCCGATTTCTTCAGCAAGTGTTTCATTAAAAGCGATGAGTGCGGGCTTGTCAAAACCTGCGGGCTGAGTGGTTGCAAATAAGACCTTTGGAGTATTTCTCTGCATAAGGTTATTGGAAAAGTCTCCCGGAAATTTCTTGATAAAAGGCTGTCTGATACGTTCGATATTCATACTTCAAAGGTATTAATTATAAAAGAAAAGACCTTCCAAATTATTGAAAGGTCTTGTATATTTCTAAAAGAGAATTTATTTATTGAAATCTACTTCATCATTAGAATGAAGATTTTCATTGATATTTTCTTCTTTCTTCTCTGCAGGTTTTTTTGGAGTCGGGTCTACAGGTCTCGGATTTTTGATCTCGTCAATGGTTTGAAGGCTTCCGTCATCTCCGTAACCTCCGCCTAAGCCTTTAAGGTTTGAGCATCCGTCTTTCCAGTCTGAAGGTTTGGTGAATTTATCATCCGGTGTAACGCCTAATGTTTTGTCTGCCCATACTTTTTTCATGAAGATGGCCCAGATCGGTAGTGCCATTCTAGCTCCCTGACCTTCACCTGTCCCGAAGAAGTGGGTTGCCCTGTCTTCCCATCCAACCCATGCACCGGTTGCCAGTTTTGGTGTGATTCCCATAAACCAACCGTCGGAGTTGTTCTGTGTTGTACCTGTTTTAGCTGCAATTTCAACTGCCTTTGAAATACCTCTTCTTCCCAATTCGCCGGAAGCGGTACCATATTGTGCTACACCTTTCATGAGTTCAATCATCGTGTAGGCGTACATCGGGTTCATAACTTCTTTAGGTTCTACATTTACTTCTTTGATAACCCTTCCGTTGGCGTCCTCAATTCTCCAGATCATCTCCGGCTTATTGTAGTTACCGTAGTTGGCGAATGTACTGTAAGCACCTAGCATCTCATAAATAGTAATATCTGACGAACCTAAGGCAATTGTATTGTTTCTAGGAATATCTTCTGTTACTCCAAGATCTCTTGCCGTCTGGATAACGGCATCCACACCCGTCATTTCGATAAGTCTGGCGGCAACAGGGTTCTGAGAATGTGCCAATGCATCCTTTAAAGTAAGCATTCCTCCTCTTCCCGGAACATGCCATCCGTTATGATCATACGTTCCGTTGGAAACGGCAGAACATGGTGTCATTCCCAGTTTCATAATAGCTGTAGCATATACGAAAGGCTTGAAGGTAGATCCTACCTGTCTTTTACCTTGTTTGATGTGGTCATACTGGAAGTGCTGCCAGTCAATACCTCCTACCCAGGCTTTGATTTCTCCGGTTCCTGGAACCATAGACATTAGACCTGCCTGAGCAATTTGTTTATGATATCTGATGGAGTCCCAAGGTGACATTTCTACCTCTTCTTCTCCGTTCCATGTGAATCGGGAAGTTTTGATCGGTTTTTTGAATTCCATCATGATAGAATCTTCAGGCATACCATCAGCTTTAAGAAGCTTGTAACGTCCGGTTCTCTTCATGGCCTGAACCATTACATCCTTGATCTGTTTGTCATTAAGGTAATAGAAAGGTCTGTTCTTTCTTCCTCTCTGCTCTGCATCAAATCTTTTCTGAAGATCGGTTAAATGTTCCTTGATAGCCTCTTCTGCATATTTTTGCATTTTAGAGTCAAGGGTTACATATATTTTTAAACCGTCTTTATAAAGATTAAGTTTTTTGCCGGTTTCTTTTTCGTGAGTTTCGAGATATTTATCAATCTCTTTTCTCAGGTAAAACTTATAATAGGCGGAATATCCGTCGGTAATACTTTTAATAGGGTGGAAGTCTACTTCTACAGGAGTATTGATCGCTTTTTGATATGTTTCCTCGTTGATGTAACCTGTTTTCTGCATCTGATCCAGTACAACATTTCTTCTTTCCTTCGCCTTTTCAGGGTACCTGTAAGGATTGTTTTTTCTTGGATTTTCAAGCATAGCCACAAATGTTGCGGCTTCAGGTAATGTAAGTTCTGAGGTTTTTTTGTTAAAATAAACTCTGGAAGCCATTTCAATACCATTGGCATTGAAAAGAAAGTCGAATTTATTGAAATACAGGGTAATGATCTCTTCTTTGGTGTATCTTTTTTCAAGGCTTACGGCTACTACCCATTCTTTCAGTTTCTGAAACGCTCTTTGAACTTTATTTTGAGAAGCATTTCCGGTGAAGAGAAGCTTTGCAAGCTGCTGGGTAATTGTAGAACCACCACCACGTTTACCTCCGTAAGCAACAGCTCTGGCGATAGAATACAAATCTATTCCTGAGTGTTCTTTGAAACGTTCGTCTTCTTTCGCCTGAAGAGCATAGATAACATAAGGAGGAAGATCCTTATACACAATAGGTTGTGTTTTTTCTTTTTCAAACTTGCCTAAAATGACCCCGTCTGAAGAAATGATCTCAGAAGCGACAAAGATGTCCGGGTTTTCAAGTTCTTTTACATCCGGCATTTCCCCAAGGAAACCCTGAGAAACTGCAAAGAAAAGACCTGAAATTCCTAAAACTACTGCAATGAGTCCAATCCAAATAAATGAAACCCATTTTTTCCAGGAGGTGTTTTTTCTTTTTTTTGGGAGGCAGAGGAAAAGTTTTCCCCTTATTTCCTGCATTTTTTTGTTTTCTTCCATTTATGGTTACGGTTTAGCCGTTTCTATTTTTACCCCAATATCCTCAATTCCCGGAAGGTTATCATTTCTCATCGCCTGAATCAGGCCGATTTCATATTTCCCTTTTGCCGGAAACCTGTATTTTAATCTGTACTGAAATAACGTTTCTTTTGTGTCACCAAAGCCTGTACCAAGCCATTCTCCATTTGGTTTTGCCAAAACATAATTCAGGGTGTCTGTTTCCTTTTTCTTGTTTTGCAGATTGGTGAAGTTTACAATAAACCTTATATTGCTGTAAGGGTAATTGTTGTTGTTTCTTACGACAAATATAATATTTTTAGGATTCTGCGGATCTGTAATTTCAAGATTAAATTTTTGCTCACTTTTCTTGTTCCACTTATTGTCAACAGAGTTCATAATGACGGCTTCTCCCGGAGAAGAAGAGGTACAGCTAAAGAAAAGGATAAGGGAAAATAATCCTAAAATTTTACGCATTGTTATCTTTTTTTGGAGGATATTTCTTTTTAAATTTTTTCTTGTTCGGATTGTTGTTTTGAGGTTTTTTCTCGCCATCAGCATTGTTAGCTTCTACCTTCACCACTGCTGCTTTTTGTTGCGGATTGGGTTTTTGCTGTTTTTGCTGGTTTCCTGAATGAGCGTTTTGGTTCTCAGGTTTTTCAGAACGTTCCGGTCTTTCTTGCCTGTCCGGTCTGTTTTTCTTTTGCCCCTGATTTTGTCCCTGATTATTATGGGGCTTATTCTGGTTATTTCGGTTTCTGTTTCCTCTGTTTTTCTTTTCGAAGCGGTCTACATTGTTTTCCTGGATCAGGTCAATACTTTGCAATGGCGATTCTGGCTGTTTCAAATCTTCCAGAGGAGGTGTTTTTTCTCCTCTTTTATTTTTTGAAATCAGTTTTTTCACAAGATCGATATCAAAATCATACCATGCGATAGAGCTGTCTACGTATGCAAACCACATTTTCTTTTTGAAAACATCTATTTTAATACAGAAGGCTTTTCCTTTTTCTGTATCGAGCGTTGTCGAAGAAGAAGGGAAATTGCTTAACGCATCCAGGTAGCTATCCAGCTCATAATTAAGACAACATTTAAGTTTACCACATTGTCCCGCAAGCTTTTGTGGGTTGATGCTCAGCTGTTGGTATCTCGCTACATTGGTATTTACAGATCTGAAATCTGTAAGCCATGTTGAGCAGCAAAGTTCTCTGCCACAGGATCCGATTCCACCTACTTTTGCCGCTTCCTGTCTGAAACCGATCTGTTTCATATCGATTTTAGTCCTGAAGGCTCCTGCGTAATCTTTAATCAGTTGTCTGAAGTCTACACGGTTTTCAGCCGTATAGTAAAAGGTTACTTTCGAAGAGTCGCCTTGGTATTCCACATCGGTAACTTTCATTTCGAGGCCAAGTCTTTGAGCAATTTTTCTTGCTTCAAGCTTTACGCCATCTTCTTTTTTCCTTGCTTCCTGCCATACCTCAAGATCCTTTTGGTTGGCCTGTCTGTATATTTTAAGGGCTGATTCTTCAGAAAATTTCTTCTTTTTCATCTGAATCTTTACCAATTCTCCCGTAAGGCTTACTACGCCTACATCGTGTCCCGGACTTGATTCTACTGTAACTACGCTACCTATATGTAAAGGAATATTATTTACATTCTTATAAAACGATTTTCTGTCATTTTTAAACCTAACTTCTACAAAGTCACACCTGTTAGGTGCCGGATTGTTGATGTTAGAAAGCCAGTCAAAAACACTTAATTTATAACTATTCCCGCAGGTATTTACATTTTCACAGCCATTTGCGGTCTTTTTGGGACCACAAGAATGTGCAGAATCGCCGGATGTTTTACATCCACAACTCATATTTCTATTATTTATAATCTTGCAAATTTATGTATTTTTATCTTTATGCAATTCTAAAATAATTAAATAACCTGAATTCAGGCTAAAACATTATTATCTTTTAACAAATAAGTAAGAGGAAGCCTATGTATAAGGAATTATAAGAGGTTGAAAAAATTAACATTTTTTTTACCATCAGTAGAACGTCTTCCGGAAATTTATTAAGTAGATTTGCTAAAATTAACATTTGATATAGGGAGTCTGTAATCCTTCGCTTTTCTATAACTTATATTTCGTTAAATTAAACCATTGTTTAATCTTAAACATTCTGATAGATTGTTTTTGTTGATGCTGTTTAAGGGCTTAATATCTATGGTTTTGTAAACTTTTTTTCTTTAAGTGTTATTTTAAACATAATTTTCTTTTGGTATATTGTTTAAAATATTGGCAAATATTAACAGATGTATTCAAAATAATTTTATATTTGGGTTATATAATAACAGTCTATGAAAAAAATATTAGTATCAACTGCTTTATTGGCGGGCGTTCTATCTTATGCCGGAGGCTTCAGAGTTTCCTTGCAAGGGGTAAAACAATTGGCCATGGCGCATACTAGTGCTCATGCCGAAGATGCGAGTGTGACATTCTTTAACCCGGCGGGTATGTCATTTATACCTTCTAAGCTGAGTGTAGTAGCAGGAGGGTTTGGTGCAAGTAATAAAGTTACTTTTCAAAACTTAAATACTTTACAGAGTACAGAAACGGATAACCCTCTGGGAACGCCTATCTATGCAGCGATTACTTATAAACCAATAGAAAACCTATCTGTAGGTTTCAGTTTTTCAACACCTTTTGGAAGTACAATCAAATGGCCTGAAAACTGGGAAGGCAAAGAAATGGTTCAGAAGCTGGAACTGAAAAGTTACTATTTCCAACCGATGGTTTCTGTGAAGCTTGCCCCTTGGTTGTCATTTGGTGCGAGTTATATTTATGCGAGAGGTAAAGTAGATTGGGATAAAGCCGTAACGCAATTCGATGGACAGGTTAATATTAATGATGAGAGAGCTTCCGGGCACGGTTATGGATTCGGTTTCTACTTCAGACCTGATCCGAAATTAGATGTGAGTGTTGCCTACCGTTCAGCAATTGATATGAAAGCCAAAAACGGAACAGCTACCTTCAAATTCCCGACACAGTCTCCTTATTCATTATTGAAGTTAAATGCTGCAGGACAAGATGCATTTACGGCAACTCTTCCTTTGGTTGAAGAATATACAATCGGTTTAACCTATAAGATCACTCCGAAATGGTTAGTTTCTGCAGACTTTAACTACCATGGGTGGGAAAGATACAGCAAGCTGACGCTGGATTTTGCCAATGCTCCTATCGGAAACCAGGCAGATCCTACCATTCTTGTGAATCCTAAGAATTTCAGAAATTCAAAAACATTCAGATTGGGTACACAATATGCATTTACCAATATGATTTATGGACGTTTAGGAGGGTATTATGACGAGTCTCCTTATACCAACGAAAACTTTATTCCGGAAACCCCTTCATTTGATACGTTTGTTCTTACCGGTGGGGTAGGATTTAAGTTAAAACAATTCGGAATTGATATTGCCGGAGGATATGCAATGCCAAAATCCAGAGATGTTAACAATTCTAACCTTGGATTTTACGGTCAAGCGAAGGCAACTGCGTTCTATTTCGGTCTAGGTTTATCGTATAATCCTTTTTAATTTGAATGACTATGAAAAAAATTATAATATCAACAATAGCTGTTTCAGCACTACTTTTTACCGTTACAAGCTGTAAGACAGATTTTGATAATGATGTAAAAGATATTCAGGTGTCAAAAGGTAGCGCTGACTTTACAAAATATGTCGCGTTAGGAAATTCTTTGACTTCCGGATTTAGAGATGGGGCTCTATATATAGATGGACAAAATGAATCTTATCCATCAATGATTGCCCAACAGATGAAATTAGTAGGAGGCGGAGATTTTAAACAGCCGCTAATGGCAGATAATAACGGAGGGTTGATTTTAGCAACTTCATCAACGTCAACTTTACAGATCGCCAATACAAAACTTTATATTAAAGGATTTGTTGATGGCAGCCCTGATCTGGATAATGCTAATGGTAATGTAGCAACAACAGTTGTCAATACGGTGCTTTCAGGGCCGTTTAATAATCTGGGCGTTCCTGGAGCTAAAGTGGCTCATTTGCTTGCTCCCGGATACGGAAATGTTCAGGGGTTGCAGCAAAAACGGCTAATCCTTATTTCGTAAGGTTTGCCAGTGAACCTAATACCTCTGTTATTGCAGATTTTAAAAAGCAAAATCCTACCTTCTTCTCCTTGTGGATTGGAAATAATGATGCGCTTTTATATGCCTTGGCTGGTGCGGATTCTTCAGTGGAAACACTGACGCCGCCTGCACAGTTTGCACAGTATTATAACGCACTCGTTGCACAGATAGCAGGTACAAAAGCTAAAGGGGTGATTGCCAATATTCCGAGTGTGACTTCAGTTCCTGCTTTGACAACGATTCCTACTAATCCACTGACGGCTGCTGTTCTTGGGAAAGGGAATGTTGCTGCCGGAGAAGCAGTAATCGATGATTTGAATAAAAATTTATACGGACCGTTAAGTCAGATTTTGACCGCAATCGGAGCTGGAGATAGAATTAAGCCTCTTTCGAAGACTGCCGCTAATCCGTTGTTGATTAAAGATGAGAGTATCCCGGATCTTAAAGTACAAATTACTGCAGCAGCTGCAGGTTCCGGAAATCCTACTTTAATAGCTCTGGCTGCTTATCTTGGAGCGACTTACGGACAGGCAAGACAGGCAAAATCAGGCGATCTTGTTCCTTTAACAACGAAAGCGGAAATCGGAAAACTAGAGACACTTCCAGTAGGAATACCTGCATCTCTTGGTGCAAAAGGGGTGGCTTATCCATTCGCAGACAGATATATACTAGTACCATCTGAAATTACAGAGATCAATACGGCAATTGATGCGTATAACGTAGCTATTAAGGCTGCTGCTACATCACAGGGTTATGCTTTTGTAGATGCGAATGCAAAATTAAAAGAACTGGCTACTAACTCAGGGATTGTTTGGGATGGCGTAAGATATACTGCGAAATTTGTATCCGGCGGAGCATTTTCACTGGATGGAGTTCATTTAACAGGTAGAGGATATGGAGTGATTGCCAATGAATTTATTAAATCAATAAATGCTACGTACAGCTCTTCGCTTCCACTTGTAGATGCTAACAAATATTCAGGAGTTAAATTCCCGTAATAATTGATAAAATAAAAACTTAGAAACCACAGGAGTAATTCTTGTGGTTTTTTTTTAAATTTGCAAAATCTTTTAAAAAGTAAAAATGGCCGATCAGTTAAGTTATCTATTTTGTACAAGAACCAGCAGGGACTTGGCGGAAAAAATTGCCCAGCATTATGGGAAAGAATTAGGAAAAATCAACTTTCAGGAGTTCAGCGATGGTGAATTTGAACCTGTTTTAGATGAATCTGTAAGAGGAGGAAGAGTTTTCCTAATTGGATCCACGTTCCCTCCTGCAGACAATCTTTTGGAACTTCTTTTAATGATTGATGCAGCGAAAAGAGCTTCTGCAAAGAGCATTACAGTAGTAATTCCTTATTTCGGACTTGCAAGACAAGACAGAAAAGACAAGCCAAGAGCACCAATCGGGGCTAAGCTAGTTGCCAACCTTCTTACAGCAGCGGGTGCTACAAGAATAATGACTATGGATCTTCACGCTGATCAGATTCAGGGGTTCTTCGAAATTCCTGTAGATCACTTGTATGCATCTACTATTTTTGTGGATTACATCAGATCTCTGAATCTTGAAGATCTTACGATTGCTTCTCCGGATATGGGAGGTGCAAAAAGAGCTAAAAACTATGCCGGTCACCTTGGCGCAGAAGTAGTAATTGCTTACAAAGAAAGAAAAAAGGCAAACGTTGTAGAGGAAATGTTCCTTATTGGAGATGTGACCGGTAAAAACGTTATCCTTATTGATGATATGATTGATACTGCCGGTACCCTTTGCAAAGCCGCAGATATTTTAATTGAGAAGGGTGCTAAAACCGTAAGAGCTATGGCTACTCACGGAGTGCTTTCAGGAAAGGCTTACGAGAATATTGAGAATTCAAAAATTCTGGAAGTTATTGTAACTGACTCAATTCCTGTTAAAAATAATTTGTCATCTAAAATAAAAGTGCTATCTTGCGCCCCGTTATTTGCAGACGTTATGACAATGGTTCATGAGCATAAATCAATCAGTAGTAAATTTGTTATTTAATTGATTTTAAGCGATTTGTAAATTAAAATTAGAACAATTTTTTAAATTTTTTATAAATGAAATCTATTACAATTCAAGGTACAAAAAGAGAAAGCGTGGGCAAAAAGTCTACAAAAGCTTTACGTGATGCTGAATTAGTTCCTTGTGTTGTTTATGGAGGTGAAGCACCTTTAAACTTCTCTGCTGAAGAGAGAGCTTTCAAAGGATTAGTATACACTCCTGAAGCACACACGGTATCTATTGAAGTTGACGGAAAAACAATTCCAGCTGTTCTTCAGGATATTCAGTTTCACCCAATCACTGACAAAATTCTTCACGTAGACTTCTACCAGTTATCTGACGATAAGCCAGTTATCATGGAAGTTCCGGTAAGAATTACAGGTCGTTCAAAAGGTGTTGTTGCTGGTGGTGTTTTACGTCAGTCTTTCAGAAAACTAAAAGTAAAAGCTATCCCTGCTAACCTTCCTGACGAAATCGTTGTAGATGTTACTCCATTAAGAATTGGTAACAAACTTTACATCGGTGGTATCAAAACAGAAGGATATTCTTTCATGCACCCGGACAACGCAGTAGTAGTTGCTGTTAAGATGTCTAGAAATGCAATGAAAGGTGGTGCTGCAGCAATGGATGATGAGGATGAAGAAGAAGCAGAAGAAGTTGCAACTCAATCTCCTGATGTTCCAACAACAGAAGAAAAATCTGCAGAATAAGCATTGCTTATGTAACAATATAAAACCTGTCAATTTTTGGCAGGTTTTTTTTGCTTTTTGTTCTCTAAAGCTTTACTCACTTTAAAGCATCGAATTTTTCTATCAACTGATAACGATCACCTTACAACCTGATGCGTCCTTTCGGAAAAAAAAGCCGTAAATTTGAAGAGTTCTAAATAAGGACGTTTTAATTTAAAAAATAAATAAATGTTTGACATTCAGGAAATAAGAAGCCAGTTTTCTATATTGGACAGAGAAGTGAATGGTAAACCCCTGGTTTATCTGGATAATGCAGCTACATCTCAAAAGCCAAATTCGGTTTTAGAAGTCTGTCACGCATACTATACTGAGCTCAACGCTAATGTTCACAGAGGCATCCATACACTGAGCCAGCTGGCTACAGAAGAAATGGAGCTTTCAAGAAGAAAAATTCAGAAGTTCATTAATGCTGAGCATGACTTTGAAGTTATCTTTACCAAAGGAACAACGGAAGGTTTGAACCTCATCGCCTATATTTTAACTCAGAAACTGCAAAAAGATGATGAAATTATCATTTCTTATCTGGAGCATCATTCTAATATTGTTCCATGGCAGTTGTTGTGTGAAAGAACAGGAGCTAAGCTTCGTGTTATTCCTATCGATGAAAATGGTATTCTTCAGATGCAATATTTTGATGAATTTTTGAGCGAAAAGACAAAGGTGGTTTCTGTAAACCAGGTCTCCAATGCCTTGGGAATTGTAAATCCTGTTGAAGAAATTATTGCAAAGACAAGAAAAATACAGATGCCTATATTGTAATTGATGGGGCGCAATCTGCACCGCACTTCAATATTGATGTTCAGAAAATGGATTGTGATTTCTTTGTATTTTCAGGACATAAAATGTATGCTCCGATGGGAACAGGAGTTTTATATGGAAAAAGAGAAATTTTAGAAGCATTGCCGCCATTCCACGGAGGAGGAGAGATGATTGCTACCTGTTCTTTTGATGGAACTACGTATGCCGGGCTTCCTTTCAAATATGAAGCTGGAACACCAAATGTAGGAGGAAACATTGCCCTGGGTGCTGCTGTTGATTTTATGAATAAAGTAGGGCACCAGAATATTCAGAATCATGAAAATGCTTTGCTGGAATATGCTCAAAGACAACTTTTGGAAATAGAAGGACTTAAAGTATATGGTGAAAAAGCAAAAAGAACCGGTGTAGTTTCTTTTAATCTGGAAGGAGTGGGAATTTCTTCCGATGTAGGTATGATTCTCGACAAAATGGGTATTGCTGTAAGAACAGGGCATCACTGTACACAGCCTATTATGGATTTCTTTAATATTGCAGGAACGGTAAGAGCCAGTTTTGCAGTGTATAATACTTTTGAGGAGATCGACCTTCTTGTCGAAGGGGTTAAAAAAGCGCAACGAATGTTAGCATAAAAAATAAAAAAGCAGCTGATTCAGCTGCTTTTTTTAATCTTCAACGCATAGGCATCTGCCGTTGATAATAACCTGGTGATAACCGATTGCACACTCCAGGCAGATTTCTCCTCCTGCCATGATGCTTTTCATTTTGTCTTTGTTTAATTTTTTTCATACTAATGATTTAAGGTATTAATAATCAAAGATAAATATAATGTTGACAAAGCATTCATAATAATATGATTATCCAAAATAAATACCTGATTATAAATTAAAAACCCCGCCACAAAAATGACAGGGTTTTACTATTAATTTGTAAAAAGTAATTATCTTACAGGTTAGGCTTCCAGTCTACTACAGCTCTGATGAAAGCTTCTGCATTTTCAACCGGTACATTAGGTAAAATTCCATGGCCAAGGTTGGCGATATATCTGTCTTTTCCGAAACGGTTGATCATTTCATTCACCATTTTCCTGATGGTTTCAGGGGTTGAATGTAGTCTTGCAGGATCAAAGTTGCCTTGCAGAGTCATTGTGTGGTTGGTCAGAGTTCTTGCGAATTCCGGCTTAATAGTCCAGTCTACCCCAAGAGCAGAAGCTTTAGACATGGTCATATCTTCTAAAGCAAACCAGCATCCTTTCCCGAATACAACAACGTGAGTAAGCGGGCTCAGGGCTTCTACGATCTGATTGATGTATTGCCATGAGAATTCCTGATAATCAGTCGGAGAAAGCATTCCTCCCCACGAATCGAATACCTGTACAGCAGAAACTCCCTTCTCTACTTTTCTCTTTAAATAAGCAATCGTAGTATCTGTAATCTTTTGTAATAATAAATGAGCAGCCTCTGGCTGTTGGAAACAGAAAGACTTGGCAATATCAAATGCCTTGCTCCCTTTTCCTTCTACACAATAACAAAGAATCGTCCATGGAGAACCGGCAAAACCGATCAATGGGATCTCATTGTCAAGTTTCTGAAGAGTAAGTTCAATAGCATCAAAAACGTATCCTAAGGTGTCATTTACATCCGGAGTTACAATATTCTGGACCTGTTCCATTGTCCTGATCGGAGTATCCAGCCATGGGCCTACGGATTCCTTCATTTTGAAATCGATCCCCATTGCCTGAGGAACTACCAGGATATCAGAAAACAGAATCGCGGCATCCAGAGGAAATCTGCGTATCGGCTGTAAAGTAATTTCAGCGGCAAGTTCAGGCGTCTGACATCTTGTAAAGAAATCGTATTTGTCTCTGAGAGCAATGAATTCCGGCAGATATCTTCCAGCCTGCCTCATCATCCAGACAGGAGGTCTTTCAACGGTTTCTCCGCGAAGTGCTTTTAAATATAGGTCGTTTTTAATCATAATCTATTTAAACTAATACTACCGTTCAGGTTCGGTAGACAATATTTAAATTTTACTTCCAAGCTCCTTTCTTATCAGTTCAAAGATAGAGGTAAGGGTATTTTCTTCGGAAGTAAAAAATTTTTTCCTGAGTATAATTTCTCAACTCACCGGAAGTGGTTTCACCTATTGAAAATAACGTCATGCCTTCCAGAGAATTTCGCCTTGCAAAACTACGAACTCCGCTTGGACTAAAAAAGACTGCAGCATGATATTTTTCAGGTATTAAAGGATTGATTTCCTCGGTATTATAAACGGTAATCTTTTTATACTTGATATTCTGTAGGGGAAGTTCGTTATCCAGGACATTGATCGCCAGATTGCCACAGAAGTGAAGGAACTGCTCATGCTGGCAGTTTCCGATAATAAATCGGGAAAGAGCATCTGCATTCTTCAGTACCTTAAACGTTCCGAAACCATGTTTTCGTAATTCCCTTTTGGTCTTCTCACCTACACAATAAATTTTATTGTAGTTTTTGGCCGTAAAATCTTCATTGGGCTTAAACAGGTTTTTAAAAAAGAAGTGACACCATTTACACTTGTGAAAATAAGGGAATAGTTTTTCAGATCAAAAGGATTGATCGTAATAGGCCTGGTCTTGATTACCTCGGTACAGTCAACCAGAATATCCTCTCCTAATTCTTTGGATATAATAGATTGGTCTATATTTTTGGTAAATAAGATTTTCATGCCTTTACATTTACAACTGGAAAAAAAGG encodes the following:
- a CDS encoding YdiU family protein; amino-acid sequence: MNIERIRQPFIKKFPGDFSNNLMQRNTPKVLFATTQPAGFDKPALIAFNETLAEEIGLGKFEEKDLNFLAGNQLPDNIQTYATAYAGHQFGNWAGQLGDGRAILAGEIINEGGKKTEIQWKGAGATPYSRHADGRAVLRSSVREYLMSEAMFHLGVPTTRALSLVLTGEDVVRDIMYSGNPQYEKGAVIIRTAESFLRFGHFELMSAQGEYKTLQDLTDFTIENYFPEITSSGDQKYKDFFENVCTRTANLMIEWFRVGFVHGVMNTDNMSILGLTIDYGPYSMMDEYDLNFTPNTTDLPGRRYAFGKQGQISQWNLWQLANALHPLVKDEKFLENTLNNFGSYFWEAHDKMLCRKFGLDELLKDDEDFFTSWQGLMQELQLDYTLFFNVLEKINPESDLQKLFRNISYGHLNDESLKKIKDFIKRYELRSELNTISKEDSVAMMKESNPKFILRNYLLYQCIEEINNGKTEMLNKLTQALENPYQELFPEFSSKRPSGYDDIAGCSTLSCSS
- a CDS encoding transglycosylase domain-containing protein — its product is MQEIRGKLFLCLPKKRKNTSWKKWVSFIWIGLIAVVLGISGLFFAVSQGFLGEMPDVKELENPDIFVASEIISSDGVILGKFEKEKTQPIVYKDLPPYVIYALQAKEDERFKEHSGIDLYSIARAVAYGGKRGGGSTITQQLAKLLFTGNASQNKVQRAFQKLKEWVVAVSLEKRYTKEEIITLYFNKFDFLFNANGIEMASRVYFNKKTSELTLPEAATFVAMLENPRKNNPYRYPEKAKERRNVVLDQMQKTGYINEETYQKAINTPVEVDFHPIKSITDGYSAYYKFYLRKEIDKYLETHEKETGKKLNLYKDGLKIYVTLDSKMQKYAEEAIKEHLTDLQKRFDAEQRGRKNRPFYYLNDKQIKDVMVQAMKRTGRYKLLKADGMPEDSIMMEFKKPIKTSRFTWNGEEEVEMSPWDSIRYHKQIAQAGLMSMVPGTGEIKAWVGGIDWQHFQYDHIKQGKRQVGSTFKPFVYATAIMKLGMTPCSAVSNGTYDHNGWHVPGRGGMLTLKDALAHSQNPVAARLIEMTGVDAVIQTARDLGVTEDIPRNNTIALGSSDITIYEMLGAYSTFANYGNYNKPEMIWRIEDANGRVIKEVNVEPKEVMNPMYAYTMIELMKGVAQYGTASGELGRRGISKAVEIAAKTGTTQNNSDGWFMGITPKLATGAWVGWEDRATHFFGTGEGQGARMALPIWAIFMKKVWADKTLGVTPDDKFTKPSDWKDGCSNLKGLGGGYGDDGSLQTIDEIKNPRPVDPTPKKPAEKKEENINENLHSNDEVDFNK
- a CDS encoding gliding motility lipoprotein GldH → MRKILGLFSLILFFSCTSSSPGEAVIMNSVDNKWNKKSEQKFNLEITDPQNPKNIIFVVRNNNNYPYSNIRFIVNFTNLQNKKKETDTLNYVLAKPNGEWLGTGFGDTKETLFQYRLKYRFPAKGKYEIGLIQAMRNDNLPGIEDIGVKIETAKP
- a CDS encoding outer membrane protein transport protein; amino-acid sequence: MKKILVSTALLAGVLSYAGGFRVSLQGVKQLAMAHTSAHAEDASVTFFNPAGMSFIPSKLSVVAGGFGASNKVTFQNLNTLQSTETDNPLGTPIYAAITYKPIENLSVGFSFSTPFGSTIKWPENWEGKEMVQKLELKSYYFQPMVSVKLAPWLSFGASYIYARGKVDWDKAVTQFDGQVNINDERASGHGYGFGFYFRPDPKLDVSVAYRSAIDMKAKNGTATFKFPTQSPYSLLKLNAAGQDAFTATLPLVEEYTIGLTYKITPKWLVSADFNYHGWERYSKLTLDFANAPIGNQADPTILVNPKNFRNSKTFRLGTQYAFTNMIYGRLGGYYDESPYTNENFIPETPSFDTFVLTGGVGFKLKQFGIDIAGGYAMPKSRDVNNSNLGFYGQAKATAFYFGLGLSYNPF